Part of the Natronobacterium gregoryi SP2 genome, CATCAGCGCACGCGCGACCAGCAGACTCTCGGCGGTCTGGACGTTCCCCGCCTCGAGGACGAGTTCACCCTCGACGAACGCCAGCTCCCGGAGGAGTCGGCCGGGATCGATCGTCCCGTACGGAACGCCCGTGTGGTGGGCATCCCGAACCAAGTAGTCCATACGGTCGACGTCGAGTTCGCCGGAGACGAGCTGGCCGAACCGACCCTCACCCGCGACCAGGTCCGCGATCGCCTCGGGCTCGAGGTCGTGCTCACGCAGTACTTCGCCGACCTCTCCCGCTGCCAGCAAGGCGTAGACGTCGTCGTGGTAGCGTCCAGTCCGACGGTAGGTCAGCGACTCGAGGTTGTGGCTGAACGGTCCGTGACCGACGTCGTGGAGCAGCGCCGCAGCCTCGACGCGTTTGGCACGCTTGCCCTCGACCTCGAGGTGTTCCAGGGCCTGGCAGGCGAGGTGATAGACGCCGAGGCTGTGTTCGAAACGCGTGTGGTTGGCAGAAGGGTAGACGAAGGCGACGGTCCCGAGTTGTTTGATTCGTCGCAGTCGCTGGAGAGCGGGCGTATCGAGGAGGTCCCGTGCGACGCCGTCCACGTGGATGTGGTCGTGGACGCTGTCTTTGATGACCTTCATGCCGGCTCTTTGGCGGGTTCGTACAAAAAACGTCGCATTCGGCAGTAGAATGGTCGCCGAAAGTCGGGATATCGACTGTATCGTGGTCGGTTCGTCGTCCGGGACCGGAATACTGTCCCGTCGCGTCTCCGGAACCTACGGTTTTACGGGTTCTTTTCCCAGTCGTACTAATAATATGGCACAGCAACGAGCCGAAGTGGCCGGCCCTCTCGATACGTTTCGGCAGTTTTTCTCCCTGCAGCGAGACGTCTTGGCGCTCTCGCTTGCGATGTTCGCGTTCAGTCTTGGCTTTCAAATGACCAACCGGTTTCTCCCCGAGTACCTCTTCTACCTCGGGGCGGGCGGCTTCGTCGTGGGGCTGTTCGCCACTCTCGGGAACGTCATCGGCGCTGTCTACCCCTACTACGGCGGCGTCGTCTCCGACCGCGTCGGCTCCCGATATGCCCTGACAGTCTTCGGCTTCGTCTCTGCGTTCGGCTTCGTGATCTGGCTGGCCGCCGACTTCCTGCCCGCGGTCGATCTCGGCGTAGTCGTCCTCGAGCCGTGGGTCTGGGTGTTCGCCGGCCTGTTGCTGGCTCAGTGCTGGAAGTCGCTCGGTATCGGCGGCCATTACGCCATCGTCAAGCAGGCGACCGAACCGGACCGGCTGGCTCGCGGGTTCGCCAGTACGGAGACGTTTCGGCGGACTGCCTTCCTGCTCGCGCCGCTGATCGTCGCCGTCCTCGTGGCCGACGAGCTGATCCCCGGTTTCCTCTGGGTGCTCGTTCTGGCAATCGTCTTCGCGGTTCTCGGGACGATCGCCCAGCACTGGCTGTACGAGGCCGACGAGGACACCGTCGGCAAGGAGTTCGAGGGCGTCAGCCAGATCGTCGACGACCTCCGGGCGTTGCCCGACGCCCTGCGCCCGCTGCTGGTGGCCGACACCTTCGTCCGGTTCGCCAACGGGATGGTGTACGCGTTCTTCATCCTTGTCGTCACCCAGCTCATGCAGGTCGGGTTGACGGCGACGGTTCCCGTCTATGGAACCGTCTCACTCTCTCCTGCCGCGTTCTTCGGGGTGCTGTTGAGCATCGAGATGCTGGTCGCACTGCTGACGATGGCACCAGCCGCCAAAATTGCGGAACGCGTCGGCCTCAAGCCGGTCGTCGGCCTCGGCTTCTTCGTCTACGCGATCTTCCCGGTGTTGCTGATCTTCGGTCCGGGAGTCGTCACGGGAGTCGACGACACCTGGCTGCTCGTCGCCCTCTTTGCCTTCTCCGGGCTGCGTTTCGCGGGACTACCAGCACACAAGGCCCTGATCGTCGGCCCTGCAGAACGGGGCGCAGGCGGACGAGTCACCGGCTCGTACTACTTCGTTCGCGGCGCAATCGTGATCCCGAGCGGCGTGCTCGGCGGCTTCCTCTGGGAGTTCGTCAGTCCGGAACTGTCCTTTACGATCGCGACGGCCGTCGGACTGATCGGCGTCGCCTACTTCGTGCTCTTCGGTGAGGAGTTCGAAGCCTACGCGTAGTCGATCGATCTCGAGTTCCCCGCCGTGCCAGAACAGTCTTCTCGCGAGCGCGACAACGACCAGTACGTGAGACGAGTCCTTCTAGTTCTCTTGGTCGCGAGTATGCTGGTTCTCGCGGGGTGTGTCGGTGGACCTGGCAATGGCGATAACGCCACCGCCGAGCCAGACCTCCCCGAAGAGGACGTCGACGAACCCGTGGGTGACGACGTCGACAAAGAAAGCACTCACGACGAGACCGATGCCGTTACTGAGGGCGAAGAAACCGACGAGACGGACGAGAAACCACCCGACACAACGGACGTCGACGGCGACCTCGAGTTCCACCACGTAGATGTCGGCCAGGCCGACGCGACGTTGGTGGTCACGCCGAGTGACGAAACGATCCTCGTCGACACCGGCGACTGGCGACAGGACGGCAGCGAGGTGATCGACTACCTCGAGTCCGAGGGCGTCGACCGGATCGATCACCTGGTCGCAACACACGCCCACGCCGACCACATCGGCGGTCACGCCGCGGTGATCGAGCACGTCGAGACCGACGGCGACGGGATCGGGGCCGCCTACGACTCCGGCGTGCCCCACACCTCCCAGACGTACGAGAACTACCTCGACGCCGTCGAGGAGCACGACATCGAACTACTGGTCGTCGAGGAAGGCGACGAACTCCCGATAGACGACGAATCGGTCTCGGCGCTCGTGACCAACCCGCCCGAAGGCGACTCCGGAGACGACCTCCACTACAACAGCGTCTCGCTCGTCCTCGAGTTCGGCGAGTTCCGGTACGTGACGACCGGCGACGCCGAAGCGGACGCCGAAGATCGGATAGTCGAGGAGTGGGGCGACGACCTCGAGGGCGACGTTTACCAGGCCGGCCACCACGGCTCGTCGACCTCCTCGACGGCACCGTTCGTGGACGCCGTCGCGCCCGAAATCGCAGTCGTCTCGAGCGACCACGACTCGCAGTACGGCCACCCACACGACGAGGTGCTCGAGGCGTTCGCGGACCGCGGGGTCGAGACCTACTGGACCGCCGTCCACGGCGACGTCGTCGTCACGACCGACGGCAACGAGGTCGCCGTCGAGACGGAGGCGATCGTCTCGACCGACGGCGAGGACCTCCGCGAGGCAAAACACGCCGCGGACGACCCTCACTCGAGCCTGTCGAGAACAATTAATACACCCCTCGGTCTTACGTCTCTACCAGGATGACCGAGAGCTTCACTGGCGTCGTCGACCGCGTCGTCGACGGCGAGACGGCCGTGATTCTGCTTGAGGAAGACGGCGAGACGGTCGATCAGTTGGACGTTCCCCTCGGTCGACTCCCGGAGCCAGCGCGAGACGAGGGCGCGATTCTGTCGATCACCGTCTCCGCTGGCGAACTCGTCGACGCGGAGTCCCGGCCCGAAGAGACGAGTGATCGACGCGAGTCCGCTCGAGAGCGACTGAAACGGCTCTCGGATCGGCTCTCGGAGCGGTAGACGCGTCACTCGTTTGCGACGCTGTCGACGATACGACGCTACGATACCCGCCGATACCGACCGGAGAGGGAGACGAGCGAGACGGTGTATCCCGTTCCAGTGATGCGGACAGCTGCTGTCAGACGTACCGGTGTAACCGCCTCGAGTCGCGGTTTCACTGGTACCGACCGACGGGAAACCGTCTCACGCTGACTCGTTTTCCGCTGCCTGGATCGCTTCGATACCGAACTGCACGACATCCGGCGAGAGGTCACTGTTCCGAAGTTCGGCTGTCGTATACCACTGCCACGATTCCGCGCTTTCTTCACCGTCTGCCGGTGAGATATCACGGCTCGGGACAGTGGCGTAGTAGATGTGGTCGATATGCTGGTGGCCAACAGTTCCGTCGTAAACGTTGATATCGTAGAGCATCTGATGGCGTGGTTGCGGAAGGGCTCTCCCAGCAGGTGCAGAAACGTCTCGTGTCTCATCGAGAAGGTCTGGCTCGAGCCCCATCTCTTCCCGGACTTCTCGGAGGGCAGCCTCGTGTGGGAGTTCGTCCCGATCAACGTGCCCACCCGGTGGGATCGTGATTCCCAGATGCTTGTGATCGTGCAATGCAGTTGCTCCGCGATTGACCACGTAAATCGTTCCAGTAAAATGACGAGTTGTCTCCATACCTCTCGTCTCTGAACACGCCCACATATCTATACCGACATCCACTCGTATATTGGTTCAATCCCCCTGATCGGCCACGAGACGCTGTCTATACCAGTCGTAGACGGTGGCCGCACGATGAGCACAGAACTCCCCTGTCACGGAGACGACCTCTAAACGAAAAGCAGCGCGAGTTCCCCGCCCTTCCGAAAACCTGCGGTTTTCGGCTTTCGCAAATCTTCGATTTGTGTCAACACCGTGGGCGGGTGTGAAGCGTGTACGCTCGGCTGCGTCCCCGTTTTTACGTATTGGGACGCCCTACTACAGTTTGGAACCCACGTTATCGGCCTCGCAAAACCCGCGCACCTACTTCGGGATAAGACGCGGTGTCGTCCGAAAGACGAAGTCTTTCGTGATCAAGCGAAACCTTCGGTTTCGCGGACCTCGCGAAGCTCCGCTTCGCTCAGTCACGAAAATTAGAGATTTTCGAACGACGCCGGGCCTGTGTCGCGCCTTCGTGAAGGGGCGGACGCCCACGGACACACCCGCCACGGCTGCAACAGATGACCTCTGTTGCGGTGGCACTTCCGGTGTGTTCGGGTGTTACTGGTTCCCCGCGAGCCCCCGCAGGGACGAGCGCGGGCGGAATTACATTCGCTACCGGTCGTTTCGCTGGCTCCACGCCAGAGACCACGACGAAGCCACGGGCCACCGCGCCCATGGTACTTCACTTCGGCTCGTCTCCGTCGTCGTTGCCCTCCTATTTCCATGCGGTGTTGTCAGTCGGCTACTAGCGACTCGCAGGCAAAAACCCACCCGCTGGCGACTCCGGCTCGGTTGCTCACGAGCAGCGGTCGATTACGACCCGTCGGGGAGACGGCCAGTCAGTGCCTCGCTCGCCGGTGCGAACGAAATCGTCGAACCGAGGTCCTGCTCCCGGGCGCGCTCGTACAGCATGTGGGCCGCGGCGACCGTCTCGATTCCCGTCCCGCCGCTGTCGAACACCGTGATCTCGTCGTCGCTCGTCCGTCCCGGCGCGTGTCCGGCGACGACCTCGCCCAGTTCGGCGTGGACGTGGTCCTCCGTGATGGCTCCCTCCTCGAGCGCCGCGAGGAACGCGCCGGCGTCGAACGTCGCCCGCTCGCGCAGGTCTGGGACGTACGTGGCCCGTTCGACGGTCCGAACGTCGATCTCGTGGCTTTCCTCCTCGTACTGGCCCATCGCCGTCACGTGCGTGCCGGGCTCGAGGTCGTCGCCGCCGAACACTGGCTCCGTGGACTTCGTCGCAGTGACGACCACGTCCGCGCCGTCGATTGCATCGGCGCTCGAGTCGGTGGCGGTGACGGTCGCCTCGAGTCGCTG contains:
- a CDS encoding HD domain-containing protein, with product MKVIKDSVHDHIHVDGVARDLLDTPALQRLRRIKQLGTVAFVYPSANHTRFEHSLGVYHLACQALEHLEVEGKRAKRVEAAALLHDVGHGPFSHNLESLTYRRTGRYHDDVYALLAAGEVGEVLREHDLEPEAIADLVAGEGRFGQLVSGELDVDRMDYLVRDAHHTGVPYGTIDPGRLLRELAFVEGELVLEAGNVQTAESLLVARALMNPAVYSHSVARISKAMLRRAAERLLDAPEADVDAVTLQRMDDADLLVALRSCEATADLSRRLDERTLFKRAVWAEIDAVPGGVIEADHEKIRSFEREIADRAGVDDEDVILDVPGRPSMTESTSRVMVSGEIRRLEQQSPLVEALRAAQYSQWRLGVYSPERLRDRVGQAAAEVLGLDIDGALVSEVRNGDGLETTLDQFVD
- a CDS encoding NUDIX hydrolase, which codes for METTRHFTGTIYVVNRGATALHDHKHLGITIPPGGHVDRDELPHEAALREVREEMGLEPDLLDETRDVSAPAGRALPQPRHQMLYDINVYDGTVGHQHIDHIYYATVPSRDISPADGEESAESWQWYTTAELRNSDLSPDVVQFGIEAIQAAENESA
- a CDS encoding MFS transporter, which codes for MAQQRAEVAGPLDTFRQFFSLQRDVLALSLAMFAFSLGFQMTNRFLPEYLFYLGAGGFVVGLFATLGNVIGAVYPYYGGVVSDRVGSRYALTVFGFVSAFGFVIWLAADFLPAVDLGVVVLEPWVWVFAGLLLAQCWKSLGIGGHYAIVKQATEPDRLARGFASTETFRRTAFLLAPLIVAVLVADELIPGFLWVLVLAIVFAVLGTIAQHWLYEADEDTVGKEFEGVSQIVDDLRALPDALRPLLVADTFVRFANGMVYAFFILVVTQLMQVGLTATVPVYGTVSLSPAAFFGVLLSIEMLVALLTMAPAAKIAERVGLKPVVGLGFFVYAIFPVLLIFGPGVVTGVDDTWLLVALFAFSGLRFAGLPAHKALIVGPAERGAGGRVTGSYYFVRGAIVIPSGVLGGFLWEFVSPELSFTIATAVGLIGVAYFVLFGEEFEAYA
- a CDS encoding ComEC/Rec2 family competence protein, with protein sequence MLVLAGCVGGPGNGDNATAEPDLPEEDVDEPVGDDVDKESTHDETDAVTEGEETDETDEKPPDTTDVDGDLEFHHVDVGQADATLVVTPSDETILVDTGDWRQDGSEVIDYLESEGVDRIDHLVATHAHADHIGGHAAVIEHVETDGDGIGAAYDSGVPHTSQTYENYLDAVEEHDIELLVVEEGDELPIDDESVSALVTNPPEGDSGDDLHYNSVSLVLEFGEFRYVTTGDAEADAEDRIVEEWGDDLEGDVYQAGHHGSSTSSTAPFVDAVAPEIAVVSSDHDSQYGHPHDEVLEAFADRGVETYWTAVHGDVVVTTDGNEVAVETEAIVSTDGEDLREAKHAADDPHSSLSRTINTPLGLTSLPG
- a CDS encoding DUF3006 domain-containing protein; translated protein: MTESFTGVVDRVVDGETAVILLEEDGETVDQLDVPLGRLPEPARDEGAILSITVSAGELVDAESRPEETSDRRESARERLKRLSDRLSER